One window of the Desulfurispira natronophila genome contains the following:
- a CDS encoding ectoine synthase yields MIVKSLDEIKGTEREVRAENGQWVSYRLLLKDEGMGFSFHVTTIFAGNDNFFQYKNHLESVYCVAGEGEIEDLETGIVYPIKPGTVYALDQHDRHRLRAFKDMTMACTFNPPVSGREVHDADGSYPADLS; encoded by the coding sequence ATGATAGTCAAATCTCTGGATGAGATCAAAGGTACAGAACGCGAGGTCAGGGCTGAAAATGGGCAGTGGGTCAGTTATCGGTTACTGCTTAAAGATGAAGGCATGGGTTTTTCATTTCATGTTACTACTATTTTTGCCGGTAATGATAACTTTTTCCAGTACAAAAACCACCTGGAATCAGTCTATTGTGTTGCCGGTGAAGGTGAAATAGAAGATCTTGAGACCGGCATCGTCTATCCCATTAAGCCTGGTACCGTTTATGCCCTGGACCAGCACGACAGACACCGCTTGCGCGCATTTAAAGACATGACTATGGCTTGTACCTTTAATCCCCCAGTCTCGGGTCGAGAGGTGCATGACGCAGATGGCTCTTATCCGGCTGACCTCTCCTGA